A region of Pleionea litopenaei DNA encodes the following proteins:
- a CDS encoding HesB/IscA family protein: MSVETFSPHDIELTMSDKAIRHFKRQLDSKSESAVRLSVKESGCSGFMYVMDFVNQGEDSDKPFTFDGISVFVAQDALPILNGTEIDLVTEGVNSSIQFKNPNAKAMCGCGESFTL, translated from the coding sequence ATGAGCGTAGAAACATTTTCACCGCATGACATTGAATTGACCATGAGCGACAAAGCGATTCGTCATTTTAAACGGCAACTCGACAGCAAGTCTGAAAGCGCTGTTCGTCTTTCTGTTAAAGAAAGTGGATGCTCAGGCTTTATGTACGTTATGGATTTTGTAAACCAAGGTGAAGACTCAGATAAGCCCTTTACCTTTGATGGTATATCCGTATTTGTTGCGCAAGACGCTTTGCCCATTCTAAACGGCACAGAAATCGATCTCGTCACCGAGGGTGTTAATAGCAGCATTCAATTTAAAAATCCTAACGCCAAAGCCATGTGCGGCTGTGGCGAAAGCTTTACACTTTAA
- a CDS encoding aminotransferase class V-fold PLP-dependent enzyme → MTTELDFTLLRKDFPILDQQVNGHPLVYLDSAATTQKPQAVIDAVAAYYQNDNANVHRGAHALSDRATQDFENARTKVATFINSPKREQIIWTRGTTESINLVAQSYVRSMVTTGDVILVSALEHHSNIVPWQIVCEQTGAELRVIPVNAAGEIELDEYYAMLNESVKFVSVNHVSNALGSINPVKEIIDAAHKIGAKVMIDGAQAVPHFAIDVQTLDCDFYAFSGHKLFAPTGIGVLYGKEQLLEQMQPYQAGGEMIEVVSFNGTSYNKLPYKFEAGTPNIAGAIGLGAAIDYLNQLDRPALLAYEDRLLAMATEKAKAIGGITLVGTAKNKTGVMSFLLDGAHPHDVGTLLDQQGIAVRTGHHCAMPIMQQFKIPGTIRASFSFYNNESDVKRLFTALEKAKSFLI, encoded by the coding sequence ATGACAACTGAATTGGACTTTACTCTTCTTCGTAAAGACTTCCCTATTTTGGACCAGCAGGTTAATGGTCATCCTTTGGTGTATCTTGACAGTGCAGCGACTACGCAAAAGCCACAGGCAGTCATTGACGCTGTCGCAGCCTATTATCAAAATGACAACGCGAATGTTCATCGTGGGGCTCACGCATTAAGCGACCGTGCGACGCAAGATTTTGAAAATGCTAGAACCAAAGTGGCAACCTTTATTAACTCGCCAAAACGCGAGCAGATAATCTGGACTCGTGGCACAACAGAAAGTATTAATTTAGTGGCGCAAAGCTACGTTCGTTCAATGGTAACAACCGGCGATGTTATTTTGGTTTCTGCATTAGAGCATCACTCTAACATTGTGCCTTGGCAAATTGTTTGCGAACAAACAGGCGCCGAACTACGAGTCATTCCGGTAAACGCTGCTGGAGAAATCGAGTTAGACGAGTACTATGCAATGCTCAATGAGTCGGTCAAGTTCGTATCGGTGAATCATGTGTCTAACGCATTAGGAAGCATCAATCCGGTCAAGGAAATTATCGATGCGGCGCATAAAATTGGCGCCAAAGTAATGATTGATGGTGCCCAAGCGGTCCCTCACTTTGCCATCGATGTACAAACGTTGGATTGTGACTTTTATGCATTCTCCGGACACAAGCTGTTTGCTCCGACGGGCATCGGCGTGCTCTACGGAAAAGAGCAACTTCTTGAGCAAATGCAACCCTATCAAGCTGGTGGAGAAATGATCGAGGTCGTTAGTTTTAATGGCACCAGCTACAACAAGCTACCCTATAAGTTTGAAGCCGGGACACCGAATATTGCGGGAGCCATTGGCCTAGGCGCTGCTATCGACTATCTCAATCAACTAGACCGCCCTGCTCTTCTCGCTTATGAAGATCGACTGTTAGCCATGGCGACTGAGAAAGCCAAAGCCATTGGCGGTATCACGCTGGTTGGTACAGCAAAGAATAAAACTGGGGTAATGAGCTTTTTATTGGATGGTGCGCATCCTCATGATGTTGGCACTTTACTCGATCAGCAAGGTATTGCTGTTAGAACGGGCCATCACTGTGCAATGCCCATTATGCAGCAATTTAAGATACCAGGAACCATCAGAGCATCGTTTTCTTTTTATAATAATGAAAGTGATGTTAAGCGACTTTTTACTGCGTTAGAAAAAGCTAAGAGCTTTTTAATTTAA
- a CDS encoding IS481 family transposase has translation MLHTNNPIIKHKAGLLNLAEELGNVSKACKVMGVSRDTFYRYQELVEEGGIDALISKSRRNPNVKNRVDEATETAVINYAIEFPAHGQHRTSNELRKKGVFVSGSGVRSIWLRHDLENFKKRLKALEDKVAKEGIILTDSQIAALEKKKNDDEACGEIETAHPGYLGSQDTFYVGNLKGVGRIYQQTFIDTYSKVAFAKLYTTKTPITAADILNDKVLPYFQQHELPMLRVLTDRGTEYCGKVEHHDYQLYLAINDIEHTKTKAMSPQTNGICERFHKTILNEFYQVTFRKKLYSSLDELQKDLDEWIVYYNNERTHQGKMCCGRTPNETLIDGKRIWADKNLAQI, from the coding sequence ATGCTACATACTAACAACCCAATCATAAAACACAAAGCTGGTTTACTTAACTTAGCAGAAGAACTCGGGAACGTATCGAAAGCCTGTAAGGTAATGGGCGTATCACGAGATACATTTTATCGCTATCAAGAACTGGTCGAAGAAGGCGGTATCGATGCCCTTATCAGCAAGAGCCGTCGCAACCCAAATGTTAAAAATCGCGTTGATGAAGCCACAGAAACAGCGGTTATCAATTATGCCATTGAGTTTCCGGCACACGGCCAACACCGAACCAGTAACGAGTTGCGAAAGAAAGGAGTCTTTGTATCAGGGAGCGGTGTCCGGTCGATATGGCTCAGGCATGACCTAGAAAACTTTAAGAAGCGCTTGAAGGCACTGGAAGATAAGGTTGCTAAAGAGGGCATCATACTGACCGATAGCCAAATAGCTGCACTTGAGAAGAAGAAAAATGATGATGAAGCCTGTGGTGAGATTGAAACAGCTCACCCTGGCTACTTAGGCTCACAAGATACCTTTTATGTCGGTAACCTAAAGGGCGTTGGACGAATTTACCAACAAACCTTCATCGACACTTACAGCAAAGTTGCCTTTGCCAAACTCTACACCACAAAAACACCTATTACCGCAGCCGACATACTTAATGACAAAGTGCTACCTTACTTCCAGCAACATGAGTTACCCATGTTGCGAGTATTAACGGATCGCGGCACTGAGTATTGTGGAAAAGTTGAACATCACGACTATCAGCTGTATTTAGCAATCAATGACATCGAGCATACAAAGACTAAAGCAATGTCACCGCAAACCAATGGTATCTGCGAACGATTCCATAAAACGATATTGAACGAGTTCTACCAGGTTACATTTCGGAAGAAATTATACAGTTCACTGGATGAGCTTCAAAAGGATCTGGACGAATGGATAGTTTACTACAATAATGAACGCACCCATCAAGGAAAAATGTGTTGTGGACGAACGCCCAATGAAACATTAATTGATGGTAAGAGAATTTGGGCTGACAAAAATCTAGCTCAAATCTAA
- a CDS encoding ferredoxin--NADP reductase — MKNLNVETVLDVHHWNDKLFSFKTTRHQSLKFRNGEFVMIGLPQDEKPIVRAYSIASPNYEDHLEFFSIKVPNGALTSKLQHLEKGSQIVVSKKPTGTLVIDDLKPGKRLFLFATGTGLAPFLSIIQDPDTFEKFDQVILCHGVRHVSELAYKEFIEHELKAHPYIGEMIQQHLTYFPTVTREDFPTQGRITEHLSNGSLFTLLNMAPLDPETDRAMICGNPEMLKDISELLNQAGFEISPKTGIQGDYVIERAFVD, encoded by the coding sequence ATGAAGAACTTAAATGTAGAAACCGTTCTCGACGTCCATCACTGGAATGATAAGCTTTTTAGCTTTAAAACAACTCGACATCAGTCGTTAAAATTCAGAAACGGTGAATTTGTAATGATCGGTTTACCGCAAGATGAAAAGCCTATTGTTCGTGCCTACAGCATTGCCAGCCCTAACTACGAAGATCACCTTGAATTTTTTAGCATAAAGGTTCCTAACGGTGCCCTCACCTCAAAACTCCAACACTTGGAAAAAGGCAGTCAAATCGTCGTAAGCAAAAAGCCAACGGGAACTCTGGTCATTGATGATCTTAAACCAGGCAAACGCTTATTCCTTTTTGCCACTGGTACTGGCTTAGCGCCATTTTTAAGCATTATTCAAGACCCAGATACTTTTGAGAAGTTTGACCAAGTGATTCTTTGTCACGGCGTTCGACACGTGAGTGAATTAGCCTATAAAGAGTTTATTGAACATGAGTTAAAAGCTCATCCTTATATTGGTGAAATGATACAGCAGCACCTGACCTATTTTCCAACGGTAACGCGTGAAGATTTCCCGACCCAAGGACGAATCACTGAACACTTAAGCAATGGCAGCTTATTTACGCTTTTAAATATGGCTCCATTAGACCCTGAAACTGATCGAGCCATGATTTGCGGAAATCCAGAAATGCTTAAAGACATTTCGGAACTGCTCAACCAAGCCGGATTCGAAATTAGTCCCAAAACGGGCATTCAAGGTGACTATGTGATTGAAAGAGCATTTGTCGATTGA
- a CDS encoding alpha/beta fold hydrolase, protein MQRFQLFLIAICLFLISPLVSAVCKDSVVLVHGNTGNASDWQNTYDYFRSQGYSSNQLYRPEWGSKSCAACNNHSGSEETPVRQALQSALANSCTGKVDVIAHSMGVTLAAQQIIKLGAVSKVDAFVGVAGAYRGLWSCGTYPFNFATSTCGYWGLSVSSPFLDDLYGRKFASRVYSIKSYVDQVVCATGTCYVGGVHSSRIAGEKATYTYNYGHFGLQTYTYTKQYQLVQ, encoded by the coding sequence ATGCAACGCTTTCAATTATTTCTGATCGCTATTTGTTTATTCCTCATCAGTCCGCTTGTTTCTGCCGTTTGTAAAGACTCTGTGGTTTTGGTTCACGGAAATACTGGCAATGCCTCAGACTGGCAAAATACCTACGACTACTTTCGTTCTCAAGGATACTCATCAAACCAACTTTATCGGCCTGAGTGGGGAAGTAAATCTTGTGCTGCTTGTAACAATCATAGTGGTAGTGAAGAGACCCCGGTTCGACAAGCACTGCAAAGTGCTTTAGCGAACTCTTGTACGGGTAAAGTGGATGTTATTGCTCATTCGATGGGAGTAACTTTAGCCGCTCAGCAGATTATTAAACTAGGAGCAGTAAGCAAGGTTGATGCTTTTGTTGGTGTCGCTGGAGCCTATCGTGGTCTTTGGAGTTGTGGTACCTATCCATTTAACTTTGCAACGTCCACTTGCGGCTATTGGGGACTGTCAGTTAGCAGCCCATTTCTTGATGATTTATACGGAAGAAAATTTGCCAGCCGCGTCTATTCAATCAAAAGTTACGTTGACCAAGTCGTTTGTGCGACGGGGACCTGTTATGTTGGTGGTGTCCACTCGAGTCGAATAGCTGGTGAAAAAGCAACTTACACTTACAATTATGGACACTTTGGTTTACAAACTTACACTTATACTAAGCAATATCAATTAGTGCAGTAG
- the sufT gene encoding putative Fe-S cluster assembly protein SufT, translated as MERKMVVTQSDCPARLVPAGTKITIPKNTFVTITQALGGNYTVSVNGNMARIDGTDAAAIGYQAQEFNFEAPADGQISEEQVWEALKTIFDPEIPVNLVDLGLIYKVSIDQATKKVIIDMTLTAPGCGMGPVLVSDVKYRVNKVPHVADVEVELVFDPPWSREMMSEEAQLETGLFF; from the coding sequence ATGGAACGTAAAATGGTTGTCACCCAGAGTGACTGTCCCGCTCGCTTAGTTCCGGCTGGAACAAAAATAACGATTCCTAAAAATACCTTTGTGACGATCACACAAGCGCTCGGTGGTAACTACACGGTATCGGTCAATGGCAATATGGCCCGAATTGATGGCACAGACGCGGCAGCGATTGGTTATCAAGCGCAAGAATTTAATTTCGAAGCGCCAGCTGACGGCCAGATTAGTGAAGAGCAAGTTTGGGAAGCTTTAAAGACCATATTTGATCCAGAAATTCCGGTAAACCTTGTCGACCTTGGTTTAATCTATAAAGTGAGTATTGATCAAGCAACTAAAAAGGTCATCATCGATATGACATTAACGGCACCAGGCTGTGGAATGGGTCCGGTACTTGTCAGTGATGTTAAGTATCGAGTCAACAAAGTACCCCACGTGGCTGACGTTGAAGTGGAGTTAGTATTTGATCCTCCTTGGTCGCGAGAAATGATGTCGGAAGAGGCTCAATTAGAAACGGGTTTATTTTTCTAG
- the sufD gene encoding Fe-S cluster assembly protein SufD — protein sequence MSQAINYIETTAKLAQTLEHGSVTPWLAEFRQQQVAAAVEQDMPSRKVEHFKYNNLTLLSKQAYHQMPTNPANATQLPSLCDHFDADRLVIIDGQLSKEASTSALTYVTAFSDTNEQQQAFVLETLKRKNYGKNVFSLLGNGLTQNGYLVEFDERTENPLHIIYINTQASSQHVLNEQLIVRVSKLASANIVEHFVSDGEDNSVRHQSSHFVIEDGANLTHYRLHLENSSQVHFGENNVWLARDSKINSFHLALGSAIKRVDINVHHQASGSHADVNGLYLALNNEQVDFHTNIEHQVPHCTSQEVFRGLIGGSAKAVFNGRIHIFKDAQKTLAELSNKNLLLSNKAEINTKPELEIYADDVRCAHGATVAQMDNKALFYLMSRGIPKAQAELMLSFGFVNELLDNLSDQPIAEYLRPILAKLFDQAAN from the coding sequence ATGTCTCAAGCAATCAACTACATTGAAACAACGGCAAAGCTTGCGCAAACCCTTGAGCATGGTTCAGTAACACCTTGGCTGGCAGAGTTTCGGCAGCAACAGGTAGCGGCGGCCGTCGAACAAGACATGCCGTCGAGAAAAGTTGAACATTTTAAATACAACAACTTAACCTTGTTAAGTAAGCAAGCGTACCATCAGATGCCAACAAATCCGGCCAATGCTACGCAATTGCCCTCTTTATGTGACCATTTTGATGCTGACCGCTTGGTCATTATTGATGGTCAATTATCAAAAGAAGCCTCAACCTCGGCTCTCACTTATGTGACCGCTTTTAGTGACACCAACGAGCAACAGCAAGCATTTGTACTTGAGACCTTAAAGCGAAAAAATTATGGCAAGAATGTTTTTTCATTATTAGGTAATGGTTTAACGCAAAATGGTTATCTTGTTGAATTTGATGAGCGCACTGAAAACCCCTTGCACATTATTTATATCAACACCCAGGCTTCTAGCCAGCACGTATTGAACGAGCAATTAATTGTTCGAGTATCTAAGCTAGCGTCAGCCAACATTGTTGAACACTTTGTATCAGATGGTGAAGATAATAGTGTGCGTCACCAATCGTCACACTTTGTGATCGAAGACGGTGCTAACTTAACTCATTACCGTCTACATTTAGAAAACTCATCACAGGTTCATTTCGGTGAAAACAATGTCTGGTTAGCTCGCGATTCGAAAATCAACAGCTTTCACTTGGCTTTAGGCAGTGCAATTAAGCGTGTTGACATTAATGTGCATCATCAAGCTTCAGGGTCACACGCTGATGTAAACGGACTTTACCTAGCATTGAACAACGAACAAGTTGATTTTCATACCAACATTGAACACCAAGTGCCGCATTGCACTTCTCAAGAGGTCTTTCGCGGGCTAATTGGTGGGTCAGCGAAAGCTGTGTTCAATGGTCGAATTCATATTTTTAAAGATGCACAGAAAACATTAGCTGAGCTTAGTAATAAAAATTTACTGCTCTCAAATAAAGCAGAAATTAACACCAAGCCCGAGCTCGAAATTTATGCCGATGATGTGCGGTGCGCGCACGGTGCAACTGTTGCGCAGATGGACAATAAAGCACTCTTTTATTTAATGTCGCGTGGCATTCCCAAAGCTCAAGCAGAGCTAATGTTGAGTTTTGGATTTGTAAATGAGTTGCTCGATAACTTGTCTGATCAACCCATTGCCGAATACTTACGCCCCATTTTAGCTAAGCTATTCGATCAAGCGGCTAACTAG
- a CDS encoding DUF1272 domain-containing protein has translation MLSIRPNCELCDKDLPANSTKAMICSYECTFCSDCVANTLLNVCPNCGGGFVSRPIRPIKDWRKGTGLTFHPASESRVHSPYKVNDLAEYNQNIKDIAPEKR, from the coding sequence ATGTTATCCATCCGCCCGAATTGCGAGCTTTGCGATAAAGATTTACCCGCCAACTCAACAAAAGCAATGATCTGTTCTTATGAGTGTACGTTTTGCAGTGACTGCGTTGCTAATACTTTGCTCAATGTATGCCCTAATTGTGGCGGCGGTTTTGTTTCAAGACCGATTAGACCGATAAAAGATTGGCGAAAAGGTACCGGACTGACATTTCATCCAGCTTCTGAGAGTAGAGTGCATTCACCCTATAAGGTTAATGATTTAGCTGAGTATAACCAAAACATAAAAGACATCGCTCCTGAAAAACGTTGA
- a CDS encoding TerB family tellurite resistance protein, protein MHIIIGVITAIAGLLWALNRLNESGFNLNSLNPFLWARRRKWEKAHGTKPIHRLENSLEAAALLVSGMALIDGAVSRETKELVIDLFQKEFGISEQQSLDLYNVSSHLLKDTDNLSAEVKMILAPSINTFSESNQQQLMSMLNEVAKVEGGISNNQKNLLEAIAKQFNRIQSQPTWH, encoded by the coding sequence ATGCATATCATTATTGGGGTGATTACTGCGATCGCGGGCTTATTGTGGGCCTTAAATCGACTGAATGAGTCGGGTTTCAATCTAAATTCTTTGAACCCCTTTCTATGGGCTAGGCGAAGAAAGTGGGAGAAGGCGCATGGCACTAAACCCATTCACCGGCTTGAAAACTCTCTTGAAGCGGCTGCGCTATTAGTATCGGGAATGGCTTTAATCGATGGCGCTGTTTCTCGAGAGACGAAAGAGTTGGTCATAGACTTGTTTCAAAAAGAATTTGGTATCAGCGAGCAGCAGTCGCTAGATTTATACAATGTTTCTAGTCATCTATTGAAAGATACCGATAATCTATCAGCCGAAGTCAAAATGATTCTAGCACCTTCAATCAATACTTTTAGTGAATCTAACCAGCAGCAGCTGATGTCGATGTTGAATGAAGTAGCCAAGGTGGAGGGCGGTATTTCGAATAATCAAAAGAATCTTCTAGAGGCGATAGCAAAACAGTTTAATCGAATTCAGTCTCAGCCAACATGGCATTGA
- the sufC gene encoding Fe-S cluster assembly ATPase SufC, whose protein sequence is MLSIENLVAAVEEKTILKGLNLDVKPGEVHAIMGPNGAGKSTLGNVLAGREGYEATDGKVNFAGKDLFELEPEERAAEGLFLAFQYPVEIPGVSNLEFLKASMDAINKYHGRPELDSVSFMKLAREACKAVDLDQSFLKRGVNEGFSGGEKKRNEIMQMMLLQPKLCILDETDSGLDIDALQVVAKGVNELRSPERSFVVVTHYQRLLDYIVPDYVHVLADGKIVKSGGKELALELEEKGYSWLEQNEVA, encoded by the coding sequence ATGTTAAGCATTGAAAACTTAGTTGCAGCAGTTGAAGAAAAAACCATTCTCAAAGGTTTAAACTTAGACGTAAAGCCAGGTGAAGTACATGCCATTATGGGGCCTAATGGTGCGGGAAAAAGCACATTAGGTAATGTTCTTGCCGGTCGAGAGGGTTACGAAGCGACTGACGGCAAAGTAAACTTTGCTGGCAAAGATTTATTCGAACTGGAGCCTGAAGAACGCGCAGCTGAAGGTTTATTCTTAGCGTTTCAATACCCAGTAGAAATTCCTGGCGTGAGTAACCTTGAATTTTTAAAAGCATCGATGGATGCGATCAATAAATATCATGGTCGCCCTGAGCTCGATTCAGTGTCTTTTATGAAGCTCGCACGAGAAGCCTGCAAAGCGGTCGACTTAGATCAAAGCTTTTTAAAGCGCGGCGTGAATGAAGGCTTTTCTGGTGGTGAGAAAAAACGTAATGAAATCATGCAAATGATGTTATTGCAACCTAAGCTCTGCATTCTTGATGAAACCGACTCTGGTTTAGATATCGACGCACTGCAAGTCGTTGCCAAAGGCGTTAACGAGCTGCGCTCTCCCGAACGTTCTTTTGTTGTGGTAACCCACTACCAAAGATTACTCGATTACATAGTGCCAGATTACGTTCACGTTTTAGCTGATGGAAAGATCGTAAAGTCTGGTGGAAAAGAACTCGCTCTCGAGTTGGAAGAAAAAGGTTACAGCTGGCTAGAACAAAACGAGGTTGCCTAA
- a CDS encoding SufE family protein — MTNPFGTTINADDVIDDLSFFDSWEDRYRYIIDLGKQLPPMDDALKTDDRLIPGCQSQVWLEPSLTANTLTFHVDSDAHIVRGLLAMVMAAYNNKSPQDILDFDIENYFAKIDLVKHLSPTRGNGLQAMVLKIQDIAQKNAA, encoded by the coding sequence ATGACAAATCCTTTTGGCACCACTATTAACGCTGATGACGTTATTGATGACTTAAGTTTTTTTGATAGCTGGGAAGACCGTTATCGCTATATCATTGATTTAGGAAAACAACTTCCACCAATGGACGACGCTTTAAAAACTGACGATCGCTTAATTCCTGGTTGTCAAAGTCAAGTGTGGTTAGAGCCATCACTCACGGCTAATACATTAACGTTTCATGTCGATAGTGATGCTCATATTGTCAGAGGATTATTGGCTATGGTCATGGCGGCCTACAACAATAAATCACCACAAGATATTTTAGATTTCGATATTGAAAACTACTTTGCAAAAATCGATCTGGTAAAACATTTAAGCCCAACTCGAGGCAATGGACTGCAAGCTATGGTCCTGAAGATTCAAGACATCGCTCAAAAAAACGCTGCGTAA
- a CDS encoding efflux RND transporter permease subunit, producing MMKPSAQSPTWSDIIFKLRHLLFLGVILLGLVTSFGIPSLYFSNDFRVYFSQENPQLKAFDSFEEKFSSHDSVAFILALENSSWLSPKYLQKLNQFTEQTWQLPATTRVNSLTNYQYTQAEGDLIQTDAFFSLGSNVDFLRRKMLDDIQLKFTYLSPDETVAVIQADLEFNKSDKSEVKEIYLAAQALQEQWNRTLLNADLPIKEIYIVGSVVSNVTLENAVKNDLILLVPLSYLIITFGLLFFLRSIKATLITLFIVTISIIFTFSIFSFFKQELTPVAGFVPSVILTLAVADCVHYLTSYRYLIEHENYSPEAANKEAYQINFSPISLTSVTTAIGVLFLNFSDSPPYRDLGNMVAIGVTLAWVLSISFIPLILARFPINYPVRKTKNKGMLKLSRLLARNRVKVLIIMLGLSAISILGISQLRITENWSQYFGEEFRLSQAINLLKDKFNRLHRYEIVIDSQVNNGVNEPTYLNTLDQLIHYLERQSEVKHIQSYGYILKRLNQAMHQDSASYFQMPESRPLAAQYLLLYEFSLPQGLGANAFVTFDRSATRTSILLEPMDSQQLLEFETSLHDAFATMTTGNNVKLEVSGMDNIFAHIAHRNIVQMIFGSATALLVISLLIAIVLRSFKYGMISLLPNLIPGAIAYGLWGYWFGYIDLALSVVICMSLGIIVDDSVHFITKYSRARDQLKQSSKESLNYAFHVVGKALVTTTVILVAGFATLIASPLNPTAATGSLLCITLVIALIVDFTLLPIALMLFQKDKTKAKV from the coding sequence ATGATGAAGCCATCCGCTCAATCACCAACTTGGAGCGATATCATTTTTAAATTAAGACACCTGCTATTTTTGGGTGTTATTCTGCTTGGGTTAGTCACCTCATTTGGAATACCTAGCTTGTATTTCAGCAATGATTTTCGTGTCTACTTTAGCCAAGAGAACCCTCAGTTAAAGGCTTTCGACAGTTTCGAAGAAAAGTTCAGCTCTCACGATAGCGTTGCATTTATATTAGCGCTCGAGAATAGCTCCTGGTTGTCACCCAAGTACCTTCAAAAACTCAACCAATTTACCGAGCAAACTTGGCAATTACCAGCCACCACTCGCGTAAATTCATTAACCAATTACCAATATACTCAAGCCGAAGGCGATTTAATTCAAACCGATGCTTTCTTTAGTTTAGGGAGCAATGTCGATTTTTTACGACGAAAAATGCTCGACGATATTCAATTAAAATTCACTTATCTCTCACCCGATGAGACTGTCGCCGTTATTCAAGCCGATCTTGAATTTAATAAGTCGGATAAGAGTGAAGTAAAAGAAATATATTTAGCCGCACAAGCATTACAAGAACAGTGGAATCGAACCCTGCTCAACGCCGACTTACCTATTAAAGAAATTTATATCGTCGGGTCAGTGGTATCAAACGTAACCTTAGAGAACGCGGTTAAAAATGATCTGATTTTATTAGTGCCGCTAAGTTACCTAATCATTACCTTCGGTTTACTATTTTTTCTACGAAGCATAAAAGCCACGCTGATTACCTTATTTATTGTCACTATTAGCATCATCTTCACATTCTCTATATTTTCATTTTTCAAACAAGAACTTACACCCGTTGCTGGCTTTGTACCCTCGGTAATACTGACCCTAGCCGTGGCTGATTGCGTTCATTACTTGACGAGTTATCGATATCTGATCGAACACGAAAACTACTCGCCTGAAGCGGCCAACAAAGAAGCCTACCAGATTAATTTTAGTCCGATTTCTTTAACCAGCGTCACCACCGCCATTGGAGTTTTGTTTCTCAACTTCAGTGATTCGCCGCCATATCGAGATTTAGGGAACATGGTTGCTATTGGTGTCACACTAGCGTGGGTTTTAAGTATTAGCTTTATTCCACTAATATTGGCTCGATTCCCGATAAATTATCCCGTTCGAAAAACCAAGAATAAAGGGATGTTGAAGTTATCGAGGTTGCTCGCTAGGAATCGCGTTAAAGTACTGATCATCATGCTCGGTTTGTCAGCAATATCTATTCTAGGGATCAGTCAGCTTCGAATCACTGAAAACTGGAGCCAGTATTTTGGTGAAGAGTTTCGTTTGTCACAAGCTATTAACTTACTAAAAGACAAGTTTAATCGTCTCCATCGCTACGAAATCGTAATCGATAGTCAAGTCAACAATGGCGTAAACGAGCCGACGTATTTGAACACGCTCGATCAACTCATTCATTACTTAGAGCGACAGTCAGAGGTAAAGCATATTCAGAGCTATGGCTATATTCTAAAACGTTTAAATCAAGCCATGCACCAAGACTCAGCTAGCTACTTCCAAATGCCAGAATCGCGCCCTCTCGCTGCGCAATACTTGCTGCTTTATGAATTCTCGTTGCCACAAGGGCTCGGAGCCAATGCATTTGTCACCTTCGACCGCTCAGCAACGCGTACCTCAATATTACTAGAGCCAATGGACTCACAGCAGCTGCTCGAATTCGAAACATCACTCCATGACGCTTTTGCAACCATGACCACAGGAAATAACGTAAAACTTGAAGTGTCAGGCATGGATAACATTTTTGCGCACATAGCCCACCGTAATATCGTGCAAATGATCTTCGGAAGCGCGACGGCCTTATTGGTCATCAGTCTGCTGATAGCGATCGTACTTCGTTCGTTTAAATATGGGATGATCAGTTTGCTGCCTAATTTAATTCCAGGAGCCATCGCTTATGGATTGTGGGGTTATTGGTTTGGCTACATAGACTTGGCTTTGTCTGTTGTAATTTGTATGAGTCTAGGGATTATTGTTGACGACAGTGTCCACTTTATTACCAAATACTCTCGAGCTCGAGATCAGCTTAAGCAGTCAAGCAAAGAATCTCTTAACTACGCGTTCCATGTCGTCGGCAAAGCGCTCGTTACTACCACGGTTATTTTAGTCGCTGGTTTTGCAACATTAATCGCATCGCCCCTAAATCCAACTGCCGCGACGGGCAGCCTATTATGCATTACACTGGTGATTGCACTGATTGTAGACTTTACCCTCCTGCCCATTGCTTTGATGTTATTTCAAAAGGATAAGACTAAGGCAAAGGTCTAA